From Hydra vulgaris chromosome 07, alternate assembly HydraT2T_AEP, a single genomic window includes:
- the LOC136082315 gene encoding uncharacterized protein LOC136082315 yields the protein MKISDVHNRIRHDQLNPSDKSFSLSVEAILVSMNLGSTGCAAFLKVYQKKWKDANRGNIKFESKNKNWLTQDFKSTYSNNISKPNNSSQLHKIGGRPSCSFKVASDKTKRRRLNDIINNFSSDELLHSARLKLRNEYNYEAAKQVAEISEPSSQFKKYTPDEGLALIIDGGMSKSTYQLMRNGAEERDCHIYPSYNNIRLSKAKCYPENIFVDDYSAHVPLQELLKHTVKRLCEVQAPVISTMLDGLTRLTLRCKAGFDGATGQSMYKQISSEEAGDRNLKKEESLFITCLAPLELSGFCNNKKVLLWRNEKPSSTAYCRPIRFSFQNESKAVVIEEAKYLESEIKKCGVFNFTFNGKELVVKSIIELTMIDGKIQTILSHVTNSTQCCSVCGVSPKNMNNLEMVLKLDNSNNLELKYGLSSLHAWIRFFEMVLHIGYKLETQKWQSRAIEDKENVMQVKKHIQTEFMNQMGLVVDFPKSGGSGTSNDGNTARRAFANYQSTAKILKVDETLLFYFYIILVTLSSGFEIDTVKFKEFCITALKLYISKYSWYYMAQSVHKILVHGHAIIARQYLPIGLMSEEAQEACNKDFKKFREDFSRKTSRIDTNRDLVNRLLVSSDPVITSLRKCHKKNGKSLKKYPSEVLALLRESAPPSSFSL from the exons ATGAAGATAAGTGATGTCCATAACCGTATACGGCATGACCAACTAAATCCGAGTGATAAATCATTTTCTTTGTCTGTAGAAGCTATTTTAGTCTCTATGAATTTGGGTTCTACTGGGTGTgctgcatttttaaaagtttatcaaaagaaaTGGAAGGATGCAAACCGAGGAAACATAAAGTTtgagagtaaaaataaaaattggttgacTCAGGACTTTAAATCTACATACAGTAATAATATATCTAAGCCTAATAATTCTAGTCAATTACATAAGATTGGTGGAAGACCAAGTTGTTCCTTTAAAGTTGCTTCTGACAAAACCAAAAGGAGAAGActtaatgatattataaataatttttctagtGATGAGTTGCTCCACTCAGCAAGGCTTAAATTAAGAAATGAGTATAATTATGAGGCTGCCAAGCAAGTTGCTGAGATATCAGAACCTTCtagtcaatttaaaaagtatacaccTGATGAAGGTCTGGCATTAATTATAGATGGTGGCATGTCAAAATCAACCTACCAACTTATGAGAAATGGAGCTGAAGAACGTGACTGCCATATATATCCTTCATACAACAACATAAGATTGTCCAAAGCTAAGTGCTATCCAGAGAACATCTTTGTTGATGATTATTCAGCACATGTACCACTAcaagaattattaaaacatacagTAAAAAGACTTTGTGAGGTGCAAGCTCCTGTGATCAGCACAATGCTAGATGGTTTGACCCGGTTGACTTTGCGTTGCAAGGCTGGGTTTGATGGGGCTACTGGGCAAAGCATGTACAAGCAAATTAGTAGTGAGGAAGCTGGAGAtcgtaacttaaaaaaagaagaatctCTGTTCATTACCTGCTTAGCACCACTAGAACTCAGTGGGTTctgtaataacaaaaaagtactATTATGGCGAAATGAAAAGCCATCATCTACTGCATATTGTCGTccaataagattttcttttcaaaatgaaaGCAAAGCAGTTGTTATAGAAGaagcaaaatatttagaatctgaaatcaaaaaatgtggtgtttttaattttacttttaatggaaaGGAACTGGTTGTCAAAAGTATTATTGAACTGACCATGATTGATGGCAAAATTCAAACTATTCTGTCTCATGTGACTAACTCAACTCAATGTTGCTCTGTGTGTGGTGTGTCTCcaaaaaacatgaataactTAGAAATGGTGCTGAAATTGGACAATTCTAAtaatttagaattgaaatatgGTCTTTCTAGCCTGCATGCCTGGATTAGGTTTTTTGAGATGGTATTGCATATTGGATATAAACTAGAAACTCAAAAGTGGCAGTCTAGAGCTATAGaagataaagaaaatgttatgcAAGTGAAGAAACATATACAGACAGAATTTATGAACCAAATGGGACTAGTTGTGGATTTCCCAAAAAGTGGAGGATCTG GTACCAGTAATGATGGTAACACTGCCCGACGAGCCTTTGCAAACTATCAATCAACTgccaaaattttgaaagtagatgaaactcttttattttatttttacatcataCTAGTCACTTTATCATCTGGATTTGAAATTGACACTGTCAAATTTAAAGAGTTCTGTATTACTGCTCTTAAACTTTACATATCTAAGTATTCCTGGTATTACATGGCACAATCAGTAcacaaaattttagttcatggcCATGCCATCATTGCTAGACAGTACTTGCCAATTGGACTGATGTCAGAGGAGGCCCAAGAGGCCTGTAACaaggattttaaaaagtttagggAAGATTTCAGTAGAAAGACTTCCAGAATTGACACAAATCGTGACCTAGTTAACAGGCTACTTGTATCTAGTGATCCTGTCATAACATCATTAAGAAAgtgtcataaaaaaaatggtaagagtttaaaaaaataccccAGTGAAGTTTTGGCTTTGCTGAGGGAATCAGCTCCaccttcttctttttctttgtaG